The following proteins come from a genomic window of Pleuronectes platessa chromosome 2, fPlePla1.1, whole genome shotgun sequence:
- the cfap107 gene encoding LOW QUALITY PROTEIN: cilia- and flagella-associated protein 107 (The sequence of the model RefSeq protein was modified relative to this genomic sequence to represent the inferred CDS: deleted 1 base in 1 codon) yields MKQRERLGEKWAQTGWRIEQKYGNKVLVGNWAEERLQFTREPETAKSTNRADYRPHWDFRPDVSQRGCALLRAEGLPYKQLFGHRRPASSHYLVTQYEDSYGREHTPTLPSLQPRSPGGSTRQPERSDQPIPDLPTDSGLPWSARRRVEKQRRPPPSMTVYRSAYQSHPLRAFCQSRFARASCALSSHLHPANHDNKDLDLRRRSLLQVPDPGLSRPQP; encoded by the exons atgaagcagagagagaggctggggGAGAAATGGGCCCAGACTGGATGGAGAATAGAGCAGAAGTATGGAAACAAGGTGCTGGTAGGAAACTGGGCTGAAGAGAGACTCCAG TTCACTCGGGAGCCAGAGACGGCCAAGAGCACCAATCGCGCGGACTACCGGCCCCACTGGGACTTCAGGCCAGACGTGTCCCAGAGAGGATGTGCCCTGCTGAGAGCTGAG GGGCTTCCGTACAAGCAGCTGTTTGGCCATCGCCGTCCTGCCTCCTCTCATTACTTGGTCACACAGTATGAAGACAGCTACGGCAGAGAGCACACCCCCACTCTGCCCTCGCTGCAACCCCGGAGTCCGGGAGGCTCGACGAGGCAGCCCGAGAGGTCAGATCAGCCGATTCCTG ACCTCCCCACCGACTCTGGCTTGCCGTGGTCCGCGAGGCGTCGTGTGGAAAAGCAG CGTCGCCCCCCCCCGTCGATGACTGTGTACAGGTCAGCATACCAGAGTCACCCACTTAGAGCCTTCTGCCAGAGCCGCTTCGCCAGGGCCTCCTGTGCGCTCTCCAGCCACCTCCACCCGGCCAATCACGACAACAAGGACCTGGATCTGAGGCGTCGCTCGCTGCTGCAGGTCCCTGATCCTGGTTTGAGTCGACCTCAGCCGTga
- the aadacl4 gene encoding arylacetamide deacetylase-like 4 yields MDIGSAILIIGFAALFAAFLLLVIGLVFSELTNSDIPRGVANRWKLHAVHGLFVGTAIVGRILHRLGVCNQVGYIRWFTAWFLTRLKPVPAGLRVKDLKFSEVPVRVYEPTTVHDGLKRGLVYFHGGGWVLGSIDSVDEVCRHIAMKSNTTVVSVGFRLAPEHRYPAQLDDCEAATCHFLSVSEAEFGVDSRRVAVGGDSTGANLAAALCQRLARREDGHLPSPCAQVLIYPALQMADFNLPSYQQNHAVPILFRARMAFYFLQYLSGDMSVCQDVLEGIHVPTEVRPRYKEWLSPSNLPPGCLARGFSEKPTPDYDGQVYHAIKAGLEPEVSPLLADDADIEKSPPTFILTCEFDVLRDDGILYRKRLLDLKRDVTWQHLTDASHGVINSFNQGWLGFPPALLAVDGVVSFVKTL; encoded by the exons ATGGACATCGGCTCTGCAATTTTGATAATTGGCTTCGCTGCTCTGTTCGCAGCCTTCCTCCTTCTGGTAATTGGACTTGTGTTCTCGGAGCTGACGAATTCAGACATTCCTCGCGGGGTTGCAAATAGGTGGAAGCTGCACGCAGTTCATGGCTTGTTTGTTGGCACAGCAATTGTG GGCCGGATCCTGCATCGTCTGGGTGTTTGCAATCAGGTCGGCTACATCCGATGGTTCACGGCCTGGTTTCTGACCCGCTTGAAACCGGTTCCTGCGGGTCTGCGAGTGAAGGACCTGAAGTTTTCCGAGGTGCCGGTGCGAGTCTACGAACCCACCACTGTTCACGATGGCTTGAAAAGAGGCCTCGTGTATTTCCATGGAGGAGGATGGGTCCTGGGCAGTATAG ATTCTGTTGATGAAGTCTGTCGGCACATCGCCATGAAGTCCAACACCACAGTCGTCTCTGTTGG GTTCCGATTAGCCCCTGAGCACAGGTACCCTGCCCAGCTGGACGACTGCGAGGCGGCaacgtgtcacttcctgtctgtttccGAGGCCGAGTTCGGCGTGGACTCTCGCAGAGTGGCAGTCGGGGGGGACAGCACTGGGGCTAACCTGGCAGCAGCCCTGTGCCAAAGGCTGGCGAGGAGAGAGGACGGACATCTGCCGTCCCCCTGCGCCCAGGTCCTCATATACCCGGCCCTGCAGATGGCAGATTTCAACCTGCCCTCGTACCAGCAAAATCACGCCGTGCCCATATTGTTTCGTGCCCGGATGGCTTTCTACTTCCTGCAGTACCTCAGTGGAGACATGTCCGTGTGCCAAGATGTGCTGGAGGGCATCCACGTCCCCACTGAGGTGAGGCCGCGCTACAAGGAGTGGCTCTCCCCGTCCAACCTGCCCCCGGGGTGCCTCGCCCGGGGCTTCAGTGAGAAGCCGACCCCGGACTACGATGGGCAGGTGTATCACGCCATCAAAGCCGGTCTGGAGCCCGAGGTCTCACCTCTACTGGCAGACGACGCCGACATTGAGAAATCCCCGCCCACCTTCATCCTCACCTGTGAGTTTGACGTCCTGAGGGACGATGGGATTCTTTACAGGAAGCGGCTGCTGGACCTGAAAAGAGACGTGACCTGGCAGCACCTGACCGATGCCTCCCACGGCGTCATTAACTCTTTCAACCAGGGCTGGCTCGGCTTCCCCCCCGCTCTGCTGGCTGTGGACGGCGTCGTCAGCTTCGTGAAAACACTGTGA
- the klhdc7a gene encoding kelch domain-containing protein 7A, with the protein MPIADLLGVQIDMQLLLKLGFSMAAVLLVSWAFRFYSSRDVQKIQLYSKDRKGAKKETCQNCKTTLRCRGSPRHDTEDGDERPRPSPSDSATDHLTSHSPEETAAESCTHQETTGDASRTWYNDHETIANQKPTTVATSNISFGSALNIPDLTESGMASATGRRSPCFLQKLQGGVGVGRELRQDLGRTGAYSSFLSKAEIKVEDANVMLEGKGKQVVRGKIYDYYVESSSHSVTDSNSVPGQYERSSEPQPVEFRSRGSSPTESPSSLSPIVMRDLVFPQSPAEDLSSPGGRQLRHPARPPLPRNESYLSAAEQSELSVPFVTSTASTPLSHSLASTSKEPISVPAMISSSTDSRGPCVSKEADLETVAGAPLVHLPAKTLGGTYLESLMTKLDLGNSLETLYLAKHHGQTSLQQAALGVMSDNYLQVLRDPNIYGRLMAGEREQIQKQRKSGRRFIMVADMDPQDWTRDTGEQRAETEQRKTSSALYYYDDNKDSWQTLGLIPQEVVSNACAMCTMDNYLFVAVGCQGADREMTPSKRVFCYNPLTSIWKEISPMNEARPRCKLAALEGYIYAIGGECLSSVERYDPRSDRWTFVAPLPNETFAVAHHVTVSGGELFVSGGTLRYMLLRYSPKTNTWRPSVSVGSRDRTADMVAVGRFLYRFDVNPMLGLSVYRYHTVARLWYECCSRRLLHCPVFQCVTMDDLIYCVSRQFTMKFEADEISPGFTDEDLSVLSAAKGILFPFVLSLPDKKPRQTSV; encoded by the coding sequence ATGCCCATCGCAGATCTTCTTGGGGTCCAGATCGACATGCAGCTGCTGTTGaagctgggtttctccatggctGCGGTGCTGCTTGTTTCTTGGGCCTTCAGGTTCTACAGCTCCAGGGATGTTCAGAAGATTCAGCTCTACTCCAAAGACAGAAAGGGGGCCAAAAAAGAAACCTGCCAAAACTGCAAGACAACGCTGCGATGTCGAGGCTCGCCACGACATGACACCGAGGACGGGGACGAGCGGCCCCGGCCCTCGCCCTCAGACTCGGCCACTGATCACCTGACATCTCACAGCCCAGAGGAAACGGCAGCAGAGAGCTGTACACACCAGGAAACAACGGGAGATGCATCTCGTACGTGGTATAATGACCACGAGACTATCGCTAATCAAAAGCCAACAACGGTTGCCACCAGTAAtatttcatttggatctgcttTGAACATTCCTGATCTGACAGAGAGTGGGATGGCCAGTGCAACGGGGCGCCGTTCCCCGTGCTTTCTGCAGAAGCTGCAGGGCGGTGTGGGTGTGGGCAGGGAGTTGAGGCAGGACTTGGGGCGCACGGGGGCCTATTCCAGCTTCCTCTCCAAGGCCGAGATCAAAGTGGAGGATGCTAACGTGATGctggaaggaaaaggaaagcAGGTTGTGCGCGGAAAGATATATGATTACTACGTGGAGTCTTCCTCTCACTCGGTTACTGACTCAAACTCTGTGCCGGGTCAGTATGAGAGGAGCTCTGAGCCGCAGCCAGTGGAGTTTAGAAGCCGTGGGAGCAGTCCGACAgagtctccttcctctctgagCCCCATCGTTATGCGTGATCTAGTTTTCCCACAAAGCCCTGCTGAGGATCTCTCCTCACCAGGAGGCCGTCAGCTACGGCACCCCGCAAGGCCTCCACTCCCACGCAACGAGAGCTATCtgtctgcagcagagcagagtgagCTCTCCGTCCCCTTTGTAACTTcaactgcttcaactccactgaGTCACTCTCTGGCCTCAACGAGCAAGGAGCCCATCTCTGTTCCCGCTATGATCAGTTCCTCTACAGACAGCAGAGGCCCTTGTGTGAGTAAGGAGGCTGATCTGGAGACTGTAGCAGGGGCTCCACTTGTACACCTTCCAGCAAAAACCCTCGGGGGCACATATTTGGAAAGCCTGATGACCAAACTTGATCTGGGTAACAGTTTGGAGACGCTGTACCTGGCCAAACATCATGGCCAGACGTCTTTGCAGCAAGCAGCCCTGGGGGTCATGTCAGACAACTACCTCCAGGTGCTCAGAGACCCCAACATTTACGGGCGACTAATGGCTGGTGAGCGGGAACAAATCCAGAAGCAGAGAAAAAGTGGGAGAAGATTCATTATGGTGGCAGACATGGACCCTCAAGACTGGACGAGGGACACAGGGGAGCAGAGAGcggagacagagcagaggaagacGTCCAGTGCACTCTACTATTACGATGACAACAAAGACTCCTGGCAAACCCTCGGCCTGATCCCACAGGAGGTCGTCTCTAATGCCTGCGCCATGTGCACGATGGATAACTACTTATTTGTGGCGGTGGGCTGCCAAGGCGCAGACAGAGAAATGACGCCCTCAAAGCGAGTGTTTTGCTACAATCCTCTGACATCCATTTGGAAGGAGATCAGTCCCATGAATGAGGCCAGACCCCGTTGCAAACTGGCAGCTCTGGAGGGCTACATCTACGCCATAGGAGGGGAGTGCCTGTCCTCAGTGGAGCGCTATGACCCGCGATCGGACAGATGGACGTTCGTGGCTCCACTGCCTAATGAAACATTTGCTGTGGCACATCACGTCACCGTGAGCGGCGGAGAGCTTTTTGTTTCTGGGGGGACTCTGAGATATATGCTGCTGCGCTACAGCCCTAAAACAAACACCTGGAGGCCGAGTGTGTCTGTTGGCAGCAGAGACAGAACTGCAGATATGGTGGCCGTGGGCAGATTTCTGTATCGGTTTGATGTTAACCCCATGCTGGGCCTCAGTGTGTACCGCTACCACACAGTGGCTCGACTGTGGTACGAGTGCTGCTCGAGACGGCTCCTGCACTGCCCCGTCTTTCAGTGCGTCACGATGGATGACTTGATTTATTGTGTCAGCCGCCAGTTCACCATGAAGTTCGAGGCTGATGAGATCTCTCCTGGTTTCACAGATGAGGATTTGAGTGTCCTCTCTGCAGCCAAGGGCATACTGTTCCCCTTTGTCCTCTCGCTCCCAGATAAGAAGCCTCGGCAGACCAGTGTGTAG